The window GACCAGGTTGTCGAGCTTTTCACGCGCGGCCAGGCCGATCGCGCCCATGGATTCGACTTCGTCCATTTCGCCGTCCCCGCAGAACACCCAGACCTTGCGGTTTTCGGTGTTGGCGATGCCGCGGGCGTGCAGGTATTTCAGGAAACGCGCCTGGTAGATGGCCATCAGCGGGCCCAGGCCCATGGAGACGGTGGGGAACTGCCAGAACTCGGGCATCAGCTTCGGATGCGGGTAGCTGGACAGGCCCTTGCCGTCGACTTCCTGGCGGAAGTGAAGCAGCTGCTCTTCCGTCAGGCGGCCTTCGAGGTAGGCGCGGGCATAGACGCCCGGCGAGACGTGGCCCTGGATGTAGAGGCAGTCGCCGCCGTGGTTTTCGCTCTCGGCGTGCCAGAAGTGGTTGAAGCCGGCGCCGAACATGCTCGCCAGCGAGGCGAAGGAGCCGATGTGGCCGCCGAGGTCGCCGCCGTCGGCCGGGTGCAGCCGGTTGGCCTTGACGACCATGGCCATGGCGTTCCAGCGCATGTAGGCGCGCAGGCGTTCTTCAATTTCCAAATTACCGGGGGAACGCTCTTCCTTGTCGGTCTCGATGGTGTTCACGTAGCCGGTGGTGGCCGAGAACGGCATGTCGATGCTGCTCTGGCGCGCGTGCTCGAGGAGCTGCTCCAACAGGAAATGGGCGCGCTCCGGACCTTCACTCTGGATCACGGCGGACAAGGCATCCATCCACTCGCGGGTTTCCTGGCTGTCCGCGTCGTTCGCGGCTGCGCCGACGTTCAGGGGTAATGCTGACATGCGTTGTCTCCTCTTGTTGGTGACGTCATTCTGATGGTTGAAACGGCAGTTTTTTCGACTGACGCAAGGGAGTTTCTCATAATTGTTTTGAGATTTCAAGATGCGATTATTGATTTCATAATGTGATTTTTACCATCCGAAGAACTACGCACGCGGCCTCGCGCCTTTGCGGTTAAAAGCGACACGGCTCCTCTACACTCCAGGGATGCCATCGCGCCCATCGCCTCTCAATCCGACCCCGCGGCCGTCGCGGCGTGGCAACTGGTGGCGCACCTGGTGGAGGCGGCAGACGCCGCACAGGCAGGACCGCTACGCCATGCTCGCGCCGCTCGTGGCGGTGCTGCTTTTCTTCGCCGCGATCGGCTCCTCGTTCATGTACCTGCGGCTGCAGGAAATCGAGCGTGAGCAGGAGGCCGTGAAACGCGACGTCGAATACACGCAGCAGCAGATCCGCCTGCGCCTGCTCGAGCGGCAGGAACAGCTGATGCGCATCGGCCGCGACATCTCCAACGAGGAGGTCGACGCGCAGGAATTCGTGAGCCGCGCCGAATCGCTGGTGGCGCAATACCCCGAGGTCCAGACCGTGAGCTGGATCGACGAACGCCGCCGCGTCATCGCCGCCTACTCCGCGCCCAGCCTGCCGCCGGCGCAGGCGCGCGTGACCGACCAGGTGCTGCGCCCTGGCGGCGACACCGAGAGCACTTTCAGCCTGGCGCGCGACCTGCAGCAGCCGATCTACGCACAACCCGCGGGCAGCGAGGCCGTGGCCTTGCTGCAGTTGCACATCCCGCTGAACGACCGCGGCCGCTTCTCCGGCGTGCTGCTGGCGGAATACGCGAACGAGGGCCTGCTGCGCTATGGCGTGCCGTCCGAGGTGCAGGCCAAATATGCCGTCTCGCTGCTCAACGGCAACGGCCGTGTGCTGGCGGGCAATGCGCTGCCGATCCGCCCGGTCGGCAGTCGCTTCATGCCCTGGTCGAGCCAGGCCGAGGCCTACGAGGTGCCGGTGTCGCCGGTGGGCAACGGCCTGGTGCTGCGCGCACAGGCCTACCGCACCTCGCAGGGCGTGATCGGCAGCGGCCTGTTCTGGCTGGTCGGCGCCCTGAGCGTGCTCACCGCCTGGATGCTGATCGGCAACTGGCGCCACACCCGGCGCAGATTGCAGGCGCAACAAGCCCTTGTCGCAGAGACCAACTTCCGCCGCGCGATGGAAAACTCCATGCTCACCGGCATGCGTGCGCTGGACCTGCAGGGCCGCATCAGCTACGTGAACGCGGCCTTCTGCCAGATGACGGGCTGGAACGAGTCCGAACTGATCGGCAAGACCGCGCCCTTCGTCTACTGGCCCGAGGAAGACCGCGACTACCTGGTGGCCCGGCTCGAGGACGAACTCAACGGCCGCTCCACGCCCACCGGCTTCCAGGTGCGGGTGAAGCGCCGCGACGGCTCGATCTTCGACGCACGGCTGTATGTGTCACCGCTCATCGACGCGGTGGGCAAGCAGACCGGCTGGATGACCTCGATGACCGACATCACCGAGCCCAACCGCATCCGCGAACAGCTCTCCGCCTCGTACGAACGCTTCACCACCGTGCTCGAGGCGCTCGACGCCTCGGTCTCGGTGGCGCCGATCAACAGCCACGAACTGCTGTTCGCCAACAAGCTCTATCGCCTTTGGTTCGGCGTGCAGACCGACGGGCACGAGGAACTTGTGGCCCAGGCCGGCATGCCGGTGAACCCAGATAACGACGAGGCGCTCGACGACGTCGACTCCTTCGCCGGCCTGCCCACCGACAGCCTGACCAATACCGAGGTCGAAAGCGCCGAGATCTACGCGCCCGCGCTCGGCAAGTGGCTGGAAGTGCGTTCGCGCTACCTGAGCTGGGTCGACGGCCGGCTGGTGCAGATGGTGATCGCCACCGACATCACGCCGCGCCGGCGCGCCGAGGAGCAATACGCGGCGCAGACCGAGCGCGCCCAGAGCTCGAGCCGGCTCATCACCATGGGCGAGATGGCGTCGAGCGTGGCCCACGAGCTGAACCAGCCGCTGGCGGCGATCACCAACTACTGCAACGGCATCATCTCGCGCATCAACGGCGCGGGCATCGCCGAGGCCGACCTGATCGCCGCACTCGAGAAGACCGCCCGCCAGGCGCAGCGCGCGGGCCAGATCATCCAGCGCATCCAGTCCTTCGTGAAACGCAGCGAGCCCAACCGCAGCCTGTCCGACGTGGAGAATATGGTCTTCGAAGCGGTGGAGCTCGCCAACATCGAACTGCGCCGGCGCAATGTGCGGCTGAGCCACTACGTGGCGGCGCGGCTGCCACGGCTCCTGGTGGATCCGATCCTGATCGAGCAGGTGCTGGTGAACCTGCTGCGCAACGCCGCCGAAGCCATCGACCTGGCCGAGCGGCCCACGGCGCACCGCAACATCGAGCTGCGCGTGCTGCCGAAGCTGGAGGAGGACAAGCCCGGCATCGAGTTTTCCGTGACCGACACCGGCCGCGGCCTCGCGCCCGAGGTCAAGGAACGGCTGTTCGAGGCCTTCTTCACCACCAAGCCCGAAGGCATGGGCATCGGACTGAACCTGTGCCGCAGCATCGTCGAGTCGCACATGGGCCGGATGCAGGCCGAGAACCTTTACAATGGAACGGAAGGCACAGGCTGCCGCTTCACATTCTGGATACCGTTGGCAAAACCCGCATTGGCACTGTCGAACCCCGCTTCGAGCACGGTCCCTCAACAGGCTGCGCACCCGGCCGGAACGCCGGTGGCGCAACAGGCCGCCAACCCCGCGAATTCCCTCAAAGATTTTCCTAAAGACTCCGGAGTGACTGCATGAGTTTGATTCCAAAAAAGGGCACCGTCTACGTCGTGGACGATGACGAAGCCGTGCGCGACTCGCTGCAATGGCTGCTCGAAGGCAAGGACTACCGCGTCCGCTGCTTCGATTCGGCGGAATCCTTCCTGAGCCGCTACGACCAGCGCGAGGTGGCCTGCCTGATCGTCGACATCCGCATGGCCGGCATGACCGGCCTGGAACTGCAGGACCGGCTCATCGAACGCAAGTCGCCGCTGCCCATCGTGTTCATCACCGGCCACGGCGACGTGCCGATGGCGGTAGACACGATGAAGAAGGGCGCCATGGATTTCATCCAGAAGCCCTTCAAGGAAGACGAACTGGTGGGTCTGGTCGAACGCATGCTCGAACACGCCAAGGGCGCTTTCACCGACCATCAGCAGGCTGCCAGCCGCGGCGCGCTGCTGTCCAAGCTCACCTCGCGCGAGACCCAGGTGCTCGAGCGCATCGTGGCTGGCCGGCTCAACAAGCAGATCGCCGACGACCTGGGCATCAGCATCAAGACGGTGGAGGCGCACCGCGCCAACATCATGGAAAAGCTCAATGCCAACACGGTGGCCGACCTGCTGAAGATCGCACTCGGCCAGCAGGCACCAAAGTCCTGATGCCTGCCTGACGCTATCAACACCATAGCTACCCACGCCCGTTTCGCCTAGGCCAGCGGGCGTTTTCATTTAACAACTTTTACGATCAGCTCCCATTCAACGACACAACGGATCGAATGCCAGGGAACCCGTGGAACCGGCTTTGCCGGGCCACTGGGTTCGCCCCCTGCCAGGGGGTTGGCGCAGCGACACGCCGTGCGCGCAGACTGGGGGTGAGCCACAAACATGACAGCCCAACGCATCGACGGCAACGCCCTCGCCCAGAAAATCCGTACCGAAGTCGCCGGCCGCACGGCCGCGCTCAAGGCCCGCGGCATCGCGCCGCGCCTGGCCGTGGTGCTGGTCGGCGACGACCCGGCCAGCCAGGTCTACGTCAAGCACAAGGTCAACGACAGCCAGCAGACCGGCCTGGAGGCTACGCTGGAACGCTACCCTGCGAGCATGGCGGAGGCCGAACTGTTGGCGCGCATCGATGCCCTCAACAACGACCCGCTGGTGCACGGCATCCTGGTGCAGTTGCCGCTGCCCCGACACATGGACAGCCACAAGGTCATCGAGGCCATCGCCCCGGCCAAGGACGTGGACGGTTTCCACGTCGCCAGCGCCGGCGCGCTGATGGTCGGCCAGCCCGGCTTCTGGCCCTGCACGCCGCACGGCTGCATGAAGATGATCGAATCCATCGGTTATGACCTGCGTGGCAAACACGCGGTGGTCATCGGCCGCAGCAACATCGTCGGCAAACCCATGGCGCTGATGCTGCTGCAGCAGAACGCCACCGTGACCATCTGCCACAGCGCCACGGCGGACCTGAAGGCCATGACGCTGCAGGCCGACGTGATCGTCGCGGCGGTCGGCAAGCGCAACGTGCTCACGGCCGACATGGTCAAGCCCGGCGCGGTGGTGATCGACGTCGGCATGAACCGCAACGACGAAGGCAAGCTCTGCGGCGACGTCGATTTCGACGGCGTGAGCCAGGTCGCGGGCTGGATCACGCCGGTGCCCGGCGGCGTCGGCCCGATGACGCGTGCGATGCTGCTGGTCAACACCATCACGGCGGCAGAGAACGCCAGCCGCTGATGGCCGGGCGCTATCGCGGCGATTGAGCCGCATGCGACCTTGCACTTGAACCAAACCGCCCTGGCGCCAACTAAACACCATGACCAATCCGATCCTCTCCCATCCTCTCGTCGCCAATCCGCTGCTGGATTTCTCCGACCTGCCGCTGTTCGATCGCATCGAGCCCGAACATGTACAGCCCGCGATGGACATCCTGCTGGCCAACGCCAGCACCGCGCTGGAGAAGGTGACACAGCCCGACTTCCCCGCCGAGTGGACGGCGATCGCCGCCACGCTCGACGTCGCCACCGAGGAACTGAGCCGCGCCTGGGGCGCCGTGAGCCACCTGAACAGCGTGGCCGACACGCCTGAACTGCGCGCAGCCTACAACGCCGCGTTGCCCGTCGTGACCGAGTTCTGGACGCGCCTGGGCGCCGACGAACGCCTGTTCGCCAAGTACAAGGCCATCGACCCTGCGGCATTGAACCCCGAGCAGCGCCGCGCCCATGCGAATGCCGTGCGCAACTTCGTGCTGAGCGGCGCCGACCTCACCGGCGAGGCCAAGGAACGGTTCGCCAAGATCCAGGAACGCCAGGCCGAGCTGAGCCAGAAATACAGCGAAAACGCGCTTGATGCCACCGACGCCTACGCCTACTACGCCACCATCGACGAAGTCGCCGGCGTGCCCGAAGACGTGTTGTCCACCGCGCTCACCGCGGCCAAGGCCGACGGACGGGAAGGCCTGTTCAAGCTCACGCTGAAGATGCCCTGCTACCTGCCGGTGATGCAGTTCGCGCAGAGCAGCCAGTTGCGCGAAAAGCTCTACCGCGCCTACGTCACCCGGGCTTCGGATCAGGCCGCGCCCGATGCGCTGCAGTACGACAACACCGAACTGATCCGCGAAATCCTGGCACTGCGCCGCGAGGAAGCGCAACTGCTCGGCTACCGCAACTTCGGCGAGGTCTCGATCGTGCCGAAGATGGCCGATTCGCCGGAACAGGTCATCACCTTCCTGCGCGACCTCGGCACCCGCGCCCGCCCCTACGCCCTGAAGGACGTGGCCGACCTGCGCGAATTCGCCGCGGGCCAGCTCGACCTGGCCGACCCGCAACCCTGGGACTGGGCCTACGTGGGCGAGAAGCTCAAGGAAGCGCGCTACGCCTTCAGCGAACAGGAGGTGAAGCAGTACTTCACCGCGCCCAAGGTGTTGGCCGGCCTGTTCAAGATCATCGAGACCCTGTTCGAGGTGTCGATCCGCCAGGATGTGGCGCCGGTGTGGCATCCGTCGGTGGCGTTCTACCGCATCGAACGCCCGGCAGGCCCTGGCCTGGCACCGCAACTCGTCGGCCAGTTCTACCTCGACCCGTCCGCACGCACCGGCAAACGCGGCGGCGCCTGGATGGACGACGTGCGCGCGCGCTGGCTGCGGCCGGACAACCACCAACTGCAGACGCCGATTGCCCAATTGGTCTGCAATTTCGCCAGCGGCGTGGACGGCAAGCCGCCGCTGCTCACCCACGACGACGTGACCACGCTGTTCCACGAGTTCGGCCACGGCCTGCACCACATGCTGACCAAGGTGAACGAACGCGACGTGTCGGGCATCAGCGGCGTCGAGTGGGACGCGGTGGAACTGCCGAGCCAGTTCATGGAGAACTTCTGCTGGGAATGGGACGTGCTCAAGCACATGACGGCCCATGTCGATACCGGCGAGCCGCTGCCGCGCGCCTTGTTCGACAAGATGGTCGCCGCGCGGAACTTCCAGAGCGGCCTGCAGACCGTGCGCCAGATCGAGTTCTCGCTGTTCGACATGCTGCTGCACACCGACCACGATCCTTCCGGTGACTTCATGGCGCTGCTGCGCGCCGTGCGCGCCGAAGTGGCCGTGCTGCCGGCACCCGAATTCAGCCGCTCGGTCCACACCTTCAGCCACATCTTCGCCGGTGGTTATGCGGCCGGCTACTACAGTTACAAATGGGCCGAGGTGCTGAGCGCCGACGCCTACGCGGCCTTCGAGGAAACCGCGGGCACCGACGGCTTGCCAAATATCGAAACCGGACGAAAATACCGCGAGGCCATCCTCGAGGCCGGCGGCAGCCGCCCGGCGATGGAGTCGTTCAAGGCCTTCCGGGGCCGGGAACCGACGCTCGACGCGCTGTTGCGGCACCAGGGCATGGCTTGATTGTTCGAATCCACTTCTGAAGACACCACGACGATGCAC of the Rhodoferax koreense genome contains:
- the folD gene encoding bifunctional methylenetetrahydrofolate dehydrogenase/methenyltetrahydrofolate cyclohydrolase FolD, with the protein product MTAQRIDGNALAQKIRTEVAGRTAALKARGIAPRLAVVLVGDDPASQVYVKHKVNDSQQTGLEATLERYPASMAEAELLARIDALNNDPLVHGILVQLPLPRHMDSHKVIEAIAPAKDVDGFHVASAGALMVGQPGFWPCTPHGCMKMIESIGYDLRGKHAVVIGRSNIVGKPMALMLLQQNATVTICHSATADLKAMTLQADVIVAAVGKRNVLTADMVKPGAVVIDVGMNRNDEGKLCGDVDFDGVSQVAGWITPVPGGVGPMTRAMLLVNTITAAENASR
- a CDS encoding PAS domain-containing sensor histidine kinase, coding for MPSRPSPLNPTPRPSRRGNWWRTWWRRQTPHRQDRYAMLAPLVAVLLFFAAIGSSFMYLRLQEIEREQEAVKRDVEYTQQQIRLRLLERQEQLMRIGRDISNEEVDAQEFVSRAESLVAQYPEVQTVSWIDERRRVIAAYSAPSLPPAQARVTDQVLRPGGDTESTFSLARDLQQPIYAQPAGSEAVALLQLHIPLNDRGRFSGVLLAEYANEGLLRYGVPSEVQAKYAVSLLNGNGRVLAGNALPIRPVGSRFMPWSSQAEAYEVPVSPVGNGLVLRAQAYRTSQGVIGSGLFWLVGALSVLTAWMLIGNWRHTRRRLQAQQALVAETNFRRAMENSMLTGMRALDLQGRISYVNAAFCQMTGWNESELIGKTAPFVYWPEEDRDYLVARLEDELNGRSTPTGFQVRVKRRDGSIFDARLYVSPLIDAVGKQTGWMTSMTDITEPNRIREQLSASYERFTTVLEALDASVSVAPINSHELLFANKLYRLWFGVQTDGHEELVAQAGMPVNPDNDEALDDVDSFAGLPTDSLTNTEVESAEIYAPALGKWLEVRSRYLSWVDGRLVQMVIATDITPRRRAEEQYAAQTERAQSSSRLITMGEMASSVAHELNQPLAAITNYCNGIISRINGAGIAEADLIAALEKTARQAQRAGQIIQRIQSFVKRSEPNRSLSDVENMVFEAVELANIELRRRNVRLSHYVAARLPRLLVDPILIEQVLVNLLRNAAEAIDLAERPTAHRNIELRVLPKLEEDKPGIEFSVTDTGRGLAPEVKERLFEAFFTTKPEGMGIGLNLCRSIVESHMGRMQAENLYNGTEGTGCRFTFWIPLAKPALALSNPASSTVPQQAAHPAGTPVAQQAANPANSLKDFPKDSGVTA
- a CDS encoding response regulator transcription factor; its protein translation is MSLIPKKGTVYVVDDDEAVRDSLQWLLEGKDYRVRCFDSAESFLSRYDQREVACLIVDIRMAGMTGLELQDRLIERKSPLPIVFITGHGDVPMAVDTMKKGAMDFIQKPFKEDELVGLVERMLEHAKGAFTDHQQAASRGALLSKLTSRETQVLERIVAGRLNKQIADDLGISIKTVEAHRANIMEKLNANTVADLLKIALGQQAPKS
- a CDS encoding M3 family metallopeptidase; protein product: MTNPILSHPLVANPLLDFSDLPLFDRIEPEHVQPAMDILLANASTALEKVTQPDFPAEWTAIAATLDVATEELSRAWGAVSHLNSVADTPELRAAYNAALPVVTEFWTRLGADERLFAKYKAIDPAALNPEQRRAHANAVRNFVLSGADLTGEAKERFAKIQERQAELSQKYSENALDATDAYAYYATIDEVAGVPEDVLSTALTAAKADGREGLFKLTLKMPCYLPVMQFAQSSQLREKLYRAYVTRASDQAAPDALQYDNTELIREILALRREEAQLLGYRNFGEVSIVPKMADSPEQVITFLRDLGTRARPYALKDVADLREFAAGQLDLADPQPWDWAYVGEKLKEARYAFSEQEVKQYFTAPKVLAGLFKIIETLFEVSIRQDVAPVWHPSVAFYRIERPAGPGLAPQLVGQFYLDPSARTGKRGGAWMDDVRARWLRPDNHQLQTPIAQLVCNFASGVDGKPPLLTHDDVTTLFHEFGHGLHHMLTKVNERDVSGISGVEWDAVELPSQFMENFCWEWDVLKHMTAHVDTGEPLPRALFDKMVAARNFQSGLQTVRQIEFSLFDMLLHTDHDPSGDFMALLRAVRAEVAVLPAPEFSRSVHTFSHIFAGGYAAGYYSYKWAEVLSADAYAAFEETAGTDGLPNIETGRKYREAILEAGGSRPAMESFKAFRGREPTLDALLRHQGMA